A region from the Pelagovum pacificum genome encodes:
- the modC gene encoding molybdenum ABC transporter ATP-binding protein — protein sequence MIEIDFTRTLGDFTLSPTFTAPAGVTALFGPSGAGKTSVARAVAGLLKPDTGRITVGGRELFGPSINLPARKRRVGYVFQDARLFPHMAVLANLRYGGTRDEADVIEMLGLRPLLDRYPADLSGGERQRVALGRALMSGAELLILDEPLSALDAPRKAEILPWLERLRDVARVPILYISHDVSEVARLATTMVLMENGRVTRAGPTMEVLGDPDAVPLVGVRDAGALLFATVLAYDEADGLTTLTIDAGQLILPGRLGAPGDRVRLRVPAQDVILALERPQGLSALNILPVTITALTTGRGPGVAVGLAAGRDRLLARVTRRSADAMKLTQGQELFAVLKATAIATYDIGT from the coding sequence ATGATCGAGATCGACTTCACCAGAACACTGGGCGATTTCACCCTGTCGCCGACCTTTACGGCCCCGGCCGGCGTCACGGCGCTGTTCGGTCCGTCGGGGGCCGGCAAGACCAGCGTCGCGCGCGCGGTGGCGGGACTGCTGAAACCGGACACCGGTCGGATAACGGTCGGTGGTCGGGAGCTGTTCGGGCCTTCCATCAACCTGCCGGCGCGAAAGCGCAGGGTCGGCTACGTCTTTCAGGACGCGCGTCTGTTTCCGCACATGGCTGTTCTTGCCAACCTGCGCTACGGCGGAACACGTGACGAGGCAGACGTGATCGAGATGCTGGGCCTGCGTCCGTTACTGGACAGGTATCCGGCGGACCTTTCAGGCGGTGAGCGCCAGCGCGTCGCGCTTGGCCGGGCGCTGATGTCGGGCGCCGAGCTTCTGATCCTGGATGAGCCGCTCTCCGCCCTGGATGCGCCGCGCAAGGCGGAGATCCTGCCCTGGCTGGAGCGGCTGCGGGACGTCGCCCGCGTGCCGATCCTCTACATCAGCCACGATGTCAGCGAAGTGGCGCGCCTCGCGACGACGATGGTCCTGATGGAGAACGGCCGCGTCACGCGTGCCGGTCCGACGATGGAGGTGCTCGGCGATCCCGACGCGGTTCCTCTTGTCGGGGTGCGCGACGCGGGGGCGCTGCTGTTCGCGACGGTGCTGGCCTATGACGAGGCGGACGGTCTGACGACGCTCACGATCGACGCGGGGCAGTTGATCCTGCCGGGGCGGCTCGGCGCGCCGGGTGACCGGGTGCGGCTGCGGGTCCCGGCGCAGGACGTGATCCTTGCCCTCGAACGACCACAGGGGCTGAGCGCGTTGAACATCCTGCCGGTGACGATCACGGCGCTGACGACGGGACGCGGACCCGGTGTCGCCGTCGGACTGGCGGCAGGCCGGGACCGCCTTCTTGCCCGGGTCACGCGGCGTTCGGCGGATGCGATGAAGCTTACGCAGGGGCAAGAGCTGTTCGCGGTCCTGAAAGCGACAGCAATTGCTACATACGATATAGGGACTTAG
- the modB gene encoding molybdate ABC transporter permease subunit, with the protein MSELFGPEGWSAIFLSLKVSLWATVVSVPLGIAMALLLARGRFPGRGLLNGLVHLPLVLPPVVTGYLLLVLFGRRGALGGWLEETFGIVLAFRWTGAALAAGIMGFPLVVRAIRLAIDAVDPGLEEAAATLGASRIRIFFTVTLPLILPGVLAGAVLGFAKAMGEFGATITFVSSIPGETRTIPSAIYGLLQVPGREPEVVRLVIASAVLALGALGLSEWLARRVRVR; encoded by the coding sequence ATGAGTGAGCTGTTCGGCCCGGAGGGCTGGTCGGCGATCTTCCTGTCGCTGAAAGTCTCACTCTGGGCGACCGTCGTCTCCGTCCCTCTGGGCATCGCGATGGCGCTGCTGCTGGCGCGGGGGCGCTTTCCGGGGCGGGGGTTGCTCAACGGGCTGGTGCATTTGCCGCTGGTCCTGCCGCCGGTGGTGACCGGATACCTTCTGCTTGTCCTGTTCGGGCGGCGTGGCGCGCTTGGTGGCTGGCTGGAAGAGACGTTCGGCATCGTGCTCGCCTTCCGCTGGACCGGGGCGGCGCTCGCGGCGGGGATCATGGGCTTTCCGCTCGTCGTCCGGGCGATCCGGCTCGCTATCGACGCCGTCGATCCGGGGCTGGAGGAAGCCGCCGCGACACTCGGCGCGTCGCGAATACGCATCTTCTTCACGGTGACGCTGCCGCTGATCCTGCCCGGTGTTCTGGCTGGCGCGGTCCTGGGGTTCGCCAAGGCGATGGGCGAATTCGGGGCGACGATCACCTTTGTCTCGTCCATCCCCGGCGAGACGCGGACGATCCCCTCCGCCATCTACGGGCTGTTGCAGGTGCCGGGCCGCGAGCCTGAGGTCGTGCGCCTCGTCATCGCGTCCGCCGTTCTGGCGCTCGGCGCGCTCGGCCTGTCGGAATGGCTGGCCCGCCGGGTTCGCGTCAGATGA
- the modA gene encoding molybdate ABC transporter substrate-binding protein, producing MFRWLFPILMFATPLPAEPLTIFAAASLAGPLDEVAAERDDVAIAYAGSGAIARQIDQGAPADVVLLANTDWMDWLDGRGLVTEPRLLFSNRIVLVAPAGAGTVELTDEGLDVALGDGRLAIGLVESVPAGIYGKAALEGLGLWDEVSTRLAEAENVRAALALVARGEAPLGLVYATDAAAEPGVSVVADLPEDSHPQILYVGALIAGNDAPGAAEFLDAVASHPAFPDAGFLPVDE from the coding sequence ATGTTTCGCTGGCTGTTTCCGATTCTGATGTTCGCAACGCCACTGCCGGCGGAGCCCCTGACGATATTCGCCGCCGCCAGCCTCGCAGGCCCTCTCGATGAGGTCGCCGCGGAACGTGACGACGTGGCAATCGCCTATGCCGGAAGCGGTGCGATCGCTCGCCAGATCGACCAGGGCGCCCCCGCAGATGTCGTTCTGCTCGCCAACACCGACTGGATGGACTGGCTCGACGGGCGCGGTCTCGTGACAGAGCCGAGGCTGCTGTTTTCCAACCGTATCGTGCTGGTCGCACCGGCTGGCGCGGGCACCGTCGAGCTGACCGACGAAGGGTTGGACGTCGCGCTCGGTGACGGCCGACTGGCGATCGGCCTTGTCGAGTCGGTGCCGGCGGGCATCTACGGCAAGGCCGCGCTCGAGGGGCTCGGCCTCTGGGACGAAGTCTCGACCCGGCTCGCGGAAGCGGAGAACGTGCGCGCCGCGCTCGCGCTCGTCGCGCGGGGCGAAGCGCCGCTCGGCCTCGTCTACGCGACCGACGCGGCGGCGGAGCCGGGGGTGTCCGTGGTCGCGGACCTGCCCGAGGACAGCCACCCGCAAATCCTCTACGTCGGCGCGCTGATTGCCGGCAACGACGCGCCCGGCGCGGCGGAGTTCCTCGACGCGGTCGCCAGCCACCCGGCGTTCCCCGACGCGGGCTTCCTTCCCGTAGATGAGTGA
- a CDS encoding 3-deoxy-D-manno-octulosonic acid transferase, with amino-acid sequence MFVYRLILSIALPFLAISALFRWLSGKEDRNAFRDRLFGAPVPTGAIWIHGASVGELTSARKLIMAILKDREARIIVTTNTVTGRDMVESWKLPRVRARIAPIDARDTLTPMISRAAALVVLENEIWPNRIALAHKAGIPVLMIGARMSELSFQRWKNRPNLMRSLLEPVTLLVPQDSESGDRFRQLGAPARAMAAPVQLKSLYRPEGQTDDRLSFSRAHTVLAASTHEGEENIVFEAFNRARKSEPKLRLILAPRHPERAGDIARRAARLGLQAALRSTSGPPQKPVYIADTMGELELFYGMAGVAFVGGSLVEKGGHTPYEPAALGCAILHGPHVANFGSEYAVLDKAGGAELVTDAESLAAAWLRHRDGSPMPAIAAKKLMPVETDEVFGRILSILTPRQTSARRGR; translated from the coding sequence TTGTTCGTCTATCGCCTGATCCTTTCCATCGCGTTGCCGTTCCTCGCGATCTCCGCCCTGTTCCGCTGGCTCAGCGGAAAGGAAGACCGCAACGCGTTCCGTGACAGGCTGTTCGGCGCTCCGGTGCCGACCGGCGCGATCTGGATTCACGGCGCCTCCGTCGGAGAGCTGACGTCGGCGCGCAAGCTCATCATGGCGATCCTGAAGGATCGAGAGGCGCGCATCATCGTCACCACCAACACGGTGACCGGCCGCGACATGGTCGAATCGTGGAAGCTGCCCCGCGTCCGGGCGCGCATCGCGCCGATCGACGCGCGGGACACGCTGACGCCGATGATCTCGCGTGCCGCCGCGCTCGTCGTGCTGGAGAACGAGATCTGGCCGAACCGTATCGCGCTGGCCCACAAGGCCGGGATCCCGGTTCTGATGATCGGCGCCCGCATGTCCGAGCTCAGCTTCCAGCGCTGGAAGAACAGGCCCAACCTGATGCGCAGCCTGCTGGAGCCGGTGACGCTGCTGGTGCCGCAGGACAGCGAGAGCGGGGACCGGTTCCGGCAGCTCGGAGCACCGGCACGCGCGATGGCCGCGCCGGTGCAGCTGAAGTCGCTCTACCGGCCCGAGGGGCAGACGGATGATCGGCTGTCTTTCTCGCGGGCGCATACGGTGCTCGCCGCCTCGACCCACGAGGGGGAGGAGAACATCGTCTTCGAGGCCTTCAACCGCGCCCGCAAGTCCGAACCGAAGTTGCGGCTGATCCTCGCCCCCCGCCACCCCGAGCGGGCCGGCGACATCGCCCGCCGTGCGGCGCGGCTGGGGCTGCAGGCCGCCCTGCGCTCCACCAGCGGGCCGCCACAGAAACCGGTCTATATCGCGGACACGATGGGCGAGCTGGAGCTGTTCTACGGCATGGCCGGGGTCGCCTTCGTCGGCGGGTCGCTCGTCGAGAAGGGCGGGCACACGCCCTACGAGCCCGCCGCGCTTGGCTGTGCCATCCTGCACGGCCCGCATGTCGCGAATTTCGGGTCGGAATATGCCGTGCTGGACAAGGCCGGCGGGGCGGAGCTGGTGACGGACGCAGAAAGCCTCGCCGCGGCCTGGCTGCGCCACCGTGACGGCTCTCCCATGCCCGCGATCGCGGCGAAGAAGCTGATGCCGGTCGAGACGGACGAAGTCTTCGGTCGCATCCTGTCGATTCTTACACCCAGGCAGACCTCCGCGCGACGAGGGCGCTGA
- a CDS encoding acetoin utilization protein AcuC — protein sequence MPADLPAPRFIGSEIYRHSSYGAWHPLRIPRVSTVKDLARALGWLPPSAFVQSPRAKPPALWRFHRPDYIAALQDAERTQLVTAETRARYALGTPSNPVFPEMYRRPATAVGGSLLAGELVARGGVVYSPAGGTHHGMPDRANGFCYLNDPVFAIRSLRDNGATRVAYVDIDAHHPDGVEAAFASDPDTCLVSTHEAGRWPRTGALTDRGAGQVWNLPMPAGSTDDDMAMVLDQLILPVVDDFRPDAIVLQCGADAVAEDPQSRMTLSNNAHWAVVAALRPLAPRMVVLGGGGYNPWSVGRLWTGVWGTLVGAEIPDRLPPAAASVLRALRWIGPQREITPQEHWTETLRDAPRNAPVTELVRDGISALVARRSAWV from the coding sequence TTGCCGGCTGATCTGCCGGCCCCGCGGTTCATCGGCTCCGAGATCTACCGCCACTCGTCTTATGGGGCTTGGCACCCGCTGCGCATCCCGCGCGTCTCGACGGTCAAGGACCTCGCCCGCGCGCTCGGCTGGCTGCCGCCGTCCGCATTCGTGCAAAGCCCGCGCGCCAAGCCGCCTGCGCTCTGGCGGTTTCACCGGCCCGACTACATCGCCGCGCTCCAGGACGCCGAGCGCACGCAACTGGTCACGGCAGAGACCCGCGCCCGCTACGCGCTCGGCACGCCGTCGAACCCGGTCTTTCCCGAGATGTACCGCCGGCCTGCGACGGCCGTCGGCGGCTCGCTCCTCGCCGGAGAGCTCGTCGCGCGGGGCGGGGTGGTCTACAGCCCCGCCGGCGGCACGCACCACGGGATGCCCGACCGCGCGAACGGCTTCTGCTACCTCAACGACCCGGTCTTCGCGATCCGCTCGCTGCGCGACAACGGCGCGACCCGGGTCGCTTACGTCGACATCGACGCCCATCACCCCGACGGGGTTGAGGCGGCCTTTGCGAGTGATCCCGACACCTGCCTCGTCTCGACCCACGAGGCCGGGCGCTGGCCGCGCACCGGTGCGCTGACCGATCGCGGGGCAGGGCAGGTCTGGAACCTGCCGATGCCTGCCGGGAGCACGGATGACGACATGGCGATGGTGCTCGACCAGCTGATCCTGCCCGTCGTCGACGACTTCCGCCCGGATGCGATCGTCCTGCAATGCGGGGCGGACGCGGTGGCCGAAGACCCGCAAAGCCGGATGACCCTGTCCAACAACGCGCACTGGGCAGTGGTCGCCGCGCTGCGCCCGCTCGCACCGCGCATGGTCGTGCTCGGCGGTGGTGGCTACAATCCGTGGTCGGTCGGGCGGCTCTGGACTGGCGTCTGGGGTACGCTTGTCGGCGCCGAGATTCCCGATCGCCTGCCGCCCGCCGCCGCGTCCGTGCTCCGTGCGCTCCGCTGGATCGGCCCGCAGCGCGAGATCACGCCGCAGGAGCACTGGACCGAGACCCTGCGCGACGCGCCCCGCAACGCCCCGGTGACGGAGCTGGTCCGCGACGGGATCAGCGCCCTCGTCGCGCGGAGGTCTGCCTGGGTGTAA
- a CDS encoding glutathione peroxidase yields MVSFTRRNFLAALATVTATLAAAPAAIAGGDVIGQFSFDSIDGGSIALSDYAGQPILLANTASLCAFTPQYDDLQALWEQYREAGLVVLAIPSDDFRQELGSDGEVRDFCAMNFGLDMPMSTITHVRGDDAHPLFDWLERRGVTPTWNFHKVLIGADGEILQDWPSAVNPMSRPIRSAVEAALAG; encoded by the coding sequence ATGGTTTCTTTTACCCGCCGCAATTTCCTCGCCGCGCTTGCCACGGTGACAGCCACCTTGGCCGCCGCGCCGGCCGCGATCGCCGGCGGCGACGTGATCGGACAGTTCAGCTTCGACTCGATCGATGGGGGCAGCATCGCGCTCTCCGATTATGCCGGTCAGCCGATCCTTCTGGCCAATACCGCCTCTCTCTGTGCCTTCACGCCGCAGTACGACGACCTTCAGGCGCTGTGGGAGCAGTACCGGGAGGCCGGCCTCGTCGTGCTGGCCATACCATCGGACGATTTCCGGCAGGAGCTCGGCAGCGACGGCGAAGTGCGCGATTTCTGTGCAATGAACTTTGGTCTCGACATGCCGATGAGCACGATCACCCATGTGCGCGGTGACGATGCGCATCCTCTGTTCGACTGGCTGGAACGGCGCGGCGTCACCCCGACATGGAACTTCCACAAGGTGCTGATCGGCGCGGACGGCGAGATCCTGCAGGACTGGCCCTCCGCGGTGAACCCGATGTCCCGGCCGATCCGCTCCGCCGTGGAGGCGGCGCTTGCCGGCTGA
- a CDS encoding NUDIX hydrolase: MTIQAPFQRPLRLAGARKAEVRTQFALLGWRRVEGKLKVCLVTSRGSKRWILPKGWPMGRTTPSRAAAIEAWEEAGLEGKVEAQPLGLVSYQKRFGKSEVPVIAVVYAMEVTRVADDYPEKGQRKRKWFSPKKAASKLDDAELAHIVRHFTV, encoded by the coding sequence ATGACCATTCAAGCCCCGTTCCAGCGACCGCTTCGGCTTGCCGGGGCCCGCAAGGCCGAGGTGCGGACTCAGTTCGCGCTGCTTGGCTGGCGTCGGGTCGAGGGCAAGCTGAAGGTCTGCCTCGTCACGTCGCGCGGCTCGAAGCGATGGATCCTGCCCAAGGGCTGGCCGATGGGCCGCACGACGCCGTCGCGGGCGGCCGCGATCGAGGCGTGGGAGGAAGCCGGGCTGGAAGGCAAGGTGGAGGCGCAACCGCTCGGGCTCGTCTCCTACCAGAAGCGCTTCGGCAAGAGCGAGGTGCCCGTGATCGCGGTGGTTTACGCAATGGAAGTCACCCGCGTCGCCGACGACTACCCCGAGAAGGGACAGCGCAAGCGCAAGTGGTTCTCACCGAAGAAGGCCGCGTCGAAGCTGGACGACGCGGAACTGGCCCACATCGTCCGTCACTTCACCGTCTAG
- a CDS encoding BolA family protein — MRLEQQIRERLESAFQPTVLEVRNDSARHAGHAGDDGSGESHWHVRIEADAFKPMGRVERHRAVHKALGPDLVGRIHALGLDVA, encoded by the coding sequence ATGAGACTTGAACAGCAGATTCGTGAACGGCTCGAGAGCGCGTTTCAGCCGACGGTGCTCGAGGTCAGGAATGACAGCGCCCGTCACGCGGGCCACGCCGGCGACGACGGCAGTGGCGAAAGTCACTGGCACGTAAGGATCGAGGCGGACGCCTTCAAGCCGATGGGCCGGGTCGAGCGGCACCGCGCCGTCCACAAGGCGCTCGGCCCCGACCTCGTCGGACGCATTCACGCGCTCGGCCTCGACGTTGCCTGA
- a CDS encoding J domain-containing protein: MPKPDPFGFDMSVSASKKKNPRGRRGMSGAIETSTRVCDHDGCEEPGKYRAPKSPDSLDDFFWFCKDHVREYNLKWNFFETSNEQEYLDQVQRDRVWDRETKPFRRSAEEQAWARLGIEDPHQVLGENATRNPGKAATGTRRLPPTERKAIDILDARDNWTKSEIRKAYKALIKVLHPDMNGGDRSHEEQLAEVVWAWDQLKASRSFKD; the protein is encoded by the coding sequence ATGCCAAAGCCCGACCCCTTCGGATTCGATATGTCCGTCTCCGCTTCGAAAAAGAAGAACCCGCGAGGCCGCCGCGGCATGTCCGGGGCGATCGAAACCTCCACGCGTGTCTGCGATCACGATGGATGCGAGGAGCCGGGCAAGTACCGTGCTCCGAAAAGCCCTGACTCGCTCGATGATTTCTTCTGGTTCTGCAAGGACCACGTAAGAGAATACAACCTGAAGTGGAACTTCTTCGAGACCTCGAACGAGCAGGAATATCTCGACCAGGTTCAGCGTGACCGGGTCTGGGACCGCGAGACGAAGCCGTTCCGCCGTTCTGCCGAAGAACAGGCGTGGGCACGGCTCGGTATCGAGGACCCGCACCAGGTGCTGGGGGAGAACGCGACGCGCAACCCCGGCAAGGCCGCGACGGGCACCCGTCGCCTGCCCCCGACCGAGCGCAAGGCGATCGACATCCTCGACGCGCGGGACAACTGGACGAAATCCGAGATCCGCAAGGCCTACAAGGCACTTATCAAGGTGCTGCACCCCGACATGAACGGCGGTGACCGCAGCCACGAAGAGCAGCTCGCAGAAGTCGTGTGGGCGTGGGACCAGCTGAAGGCGTCCCGCTCCTTCAAGGACTGA
- the msrB gene encoding peptide-methionine (R)-S-oxide reductase MsrB has protein sequence MNRRKFLAIGTGASALTALPGILTAAEGNFEVTRTEAEWRAMLTDAEYNVMREEGTERAGTSPLDKVYEPGIYHCKGCGQALYSSEAKYDSGTGWPSFYEALPNAIETKEDRSLFAVRTECHCDRCGSHLGHIFDDGPAPTGKRHCLNGVSLVFEAA, from the coding sequence ATGAACCGCCGCAAGTTTCTGGCCATCGGCACGGGCGCCAGCGCATTGACCGCGCTGCCGGGCATTCTGACCGCAGCCGAAGGCAACTTCGAAGTCACGCGGACCGAAGCCGAATGGCGCGCGATGCTGACCGACGCCGAATACAACGTCATGCGCGAGGAAGGCACCGAACGGGCCGGCACGTCGCCGCTCGACAAGGTCTATGAACCGGGCATCTACCACTGCAAGGGCTGTGGTCAGGCGCTCTACTCGTCCGAGGCGAAGTATGACAGCGGCACCGGCTGGCCGTCCTTCTACGAGGCACTGCCGAACGCGATCGAGACCAAGGAAGACCGAAGCCTCTTCGCCGTGCGCACCGAGTGCCACTGCGACCGGTGCGGCAGCCACCTTGGCCACATCTTCGACGACGGCCCCGCGCCGACCGGCAAGCGCCACTGCCTGAACGGCGTCAGCCTCGTGTTCGAAGCGGCCTGA
- a CDS encoding anti-sigma factor, which yields MSGPDERDDDDSGLAAEYVLGLLSEGERDECVARLRSDSVFRQDVLSWTERMALIADVEVEPVTPPATLYRDLERRLFGAGAKKGFFARLGILPALLGAAAAALILLVVTQMGLLQPGGPTLTPAYQVEMASEGGDLVVVAAIDPESGMLAVNRLEGDRREGRDLQLWFAETDDAAPVSIGVLPEARVAEFALPDGATVEQAHFAVSDEPPGGSPTGSPTGDVLAVGYVEPL from the coding sequence ATGAGCGGTCCCGACGAACGCGACGACGACGACTCCGGCCTCGCGGCCGAGTACGTCCTCGGATTGCTTTCCGAGGGGGAGCGCGACGAGTGCGTCGCGCGCCTGCGGTCGGACTCCGTCTTCCGGCAGGACGTCCTGTCCTGGACGGAGCGGATGGCGCTGATCGCCGATGTCGAAGTAGAGCCGGTCACGCCACCGGCGACGCTCTACCGTGATCTGGAACGGCGCCTGTTCGGTGCGGGAGCCAAGAAGGGCTTCTTCGCGCGGCTCGGTATTCTGCCGGCACTTCTCGGTGCGGCTGCCGCGGCGCTGATCCTGCTCGTCGTGACGCAGATGGGTCTGCTCCAGCCGGGCGGTCCGACACTGACCCCGGCCTATCAGGTGGAGATGGCCTCCGAAGGTGGCGACCTCGTCGTGGTCGCCGCGATCGACCCGGAAAGCGGCATGCTCGCCGTCAACCGGCTCGAAGGCGATCGCCGCGAGGGCCGTGACCTGCAACTTTGGTTCGCGGAAACGGACGATGCCGCTCCGGTCTCCATCGGCGTCCTGCCTGAAGCCCGGGTGGCCGAGTTCGCGCTGCCCGATGGCGCGACGGTCGAACAGGCCCACTTCGCCGTCTCCGACGAACCGCCGGGCGGCTCGCCGACCGGGTCCCCGACTGGCGACGTTCTGGCCGTCGGCTACGTCGAGCCGCTCTGA
- a CDS encoding sigma-70 family RNA polymerase sigma factor, with product MAELTDIEGYISRVALGDRQAFASLYDETSAKLFGVALRVLNDRAEAEECTQEVYIRIWKAAGRYQQNGLSPMTWLITIARNRAIDRLRARKSGSSGLDEAGEIPDAGPGPEALAIASSERGRIMMCMSELPDERAEAIRRVYLDGETYNELATHFDVPLNTMRTWLRRGLQKLKECLTR from the coding sequence GTGGCAGAACTTACCGATATTGAAGGATACATCTCGCGGGTCGCCCTTGGTGACCGGCAGGCCTTCGCGTCTCTCTACGATGAAACTTCTGCGAAACTCTTCGGCGTTGCCCTGCGTGTCTTGAACGATCGGGCAGAAGCAGAGGAATGCACGCAGGAAGTCTACATCCGGATCTGGAAAGCCGCCGGACGCTATCAGCAGAACGGTCTCAGCCCGATGACGTGGCTGATAACGATTGCCCGCAACCGCGCCATCGACAGGCTGCGGGCGCGGAAATCCGGCAGTTCCGGCCTCGACGAGGCGGGTGAGATCCCGGATGCGGGTCCCGGACCGGAGGCTCTGGCGATCGCGTCGAGCGAGCGCGGACGGATCATGATGTGCATGTCGGAATTGCCCGACGAACGAGCAGAGGCCATCCGTCGGGTTTACCTTGACGGCGAGACCTATAATGAACTGGCGACACATTTCGATGTGCCGTTGAATACGATGAGAACCTGGCTGCGACGCGGCCTTCAGAAACTGAAAGAGTGCCTGACCAGATGA
- a CDS encoding GSCFA domain-containing protein → MTEESGTTLAVHKKGASTKLRLQDNTSGSGNHHTWFRGKHVNARPPKHRMQGVNQVTDSVLKGWKPERPMIDHETRITAFGSCFAANISNWLARRNYRILNRDEESKAYVVSMGEGMVNSFVIRQQFEWAWENKVFDQPLWHGYNAEDFGYDEAVRQETKTIFDETDLFILTFGLSEVWYDEPTGNVFWRTIPKDVYDESRHKFRVASPAENLDNMRAIHDLIRKHRPDAKMIFTLSPIPLTATFRDISCITANSTSKASLRVALDELMREKRDEGHVHYWPSYEIVMDIFRQPFIDDNRHVEPNCLQYIMTLFEHIWCEGDEADKPSLIEAWIIAASTAGLLPNELQRIVARRRPDRLDLVIENKKLDKDEATDKAKRRLLVELREKWREEDAAAHS, encoded by the coding sequence ATGACCGAAGAGTCCGGGACCACCCTGGCCGTCCACAAGAAAGGGGCGTCGACGAAGCTGCGTCTTCAGGACAACACGTCCGGCAGCGGCAACCATCACACGTGGTTCCGCGGCAAGCATGTGAACGCGCGGCCGCCCAAGCACCGGATGCAGGGCGTGAACCAGGTGACCGACAGCGTGCTGAAAGGCTGGAAGCCCGAACGCCCGATGATCGACCACGAGACGCGGATCACCGCTTTCGGGTCCTGTTTCGCGGCCAACATCTCCAACTGGCTGGCACGGCGGAACTACCGGATCCTGAACCGCGACGAAGAGAGCAAGGCCTACGTCGTGTCGATGGGCGAAGGGATGGTGAACTCCTTCGTCATCCGTCAGCAGTTCGAATGGGCGTGGGAGAACAAGGTCTTCGACCAGCCGCTCTGGCATGGCTACAACGCCGAGGATTTCGGCTACGACGAGGCGGTCCGGCAGGAAACCAAGACGATCTTCGACGAGACGGACCTCTTCATCCTGACATTCGGCCTGTCCGAGGTCTGGTACGACGAGCCGACCGGGAACGTCTTCTGGCGCACCATTCCGAAGGACGTCTACGACGAATCCCGGCACAAGTTCCGCGTCGCGAGCCCGGCCGAGAACCTCGACAACATGCGGGCGATTCACGATCTGATCCGAAAGCACCGTCCCGACGCGAAGATGATCTTCACGCTGTCGCCGATCCCGCTGACGGCGACCTTCCGGGACATTTCCTGCATCACCGCGAACTCGACGTCGAAAGCCTCGCTCCGGGTCGCGCTGGACGAGCTGATGCGCGAGAAGCGGGACGAGGGCCATGTCCATTACTGGCCGTCCTACGAGATCGTCATGGACATCTTCCGCCAGCCCTTCATCGACGACAACCGCCACGTCGAACCGAACTGCCTGCAATATATCATGACGCTGTTCGAGCACATCTGGTGCGAGGGCGACGAGGCCGACAAGCCCTCTCTCATCGAAGCGTGGATCATCGCGGCCTCTACCGCCGGGCTTCTGCCCAACGAATTGCAGCGCATCGTCGCCCGGCGCAGACCGGACCGGCTCGACCTCGTGATCGAGAACAAGAAGCTCGACAAGGATGAGGCCACCGACAAGGCCAAGCGGCGCCTTCTGGTCGAGCTGCGCGAGAAATGGCGGGAGGAGGACGCGGCGGCGCACTCCTAG